ACCCCATTTTCTCAATCCTCATTGGAGGAATCCTACCTTTTGGTGCAGTTTTCTTcgagctcttcttcttcatcctcacaTCCATCTGGCTCAACCAGTTCTACTACATCTTCGGGTTCCTCTTCCTCGTCTTTGTAATTCTCATCACCGTAGTACTCTGCTACTTCCAGCTCTGCAGTGAGGACTACCTGTGGTGGTTGAGATCGTAACTaaaatcaggatcatcagctCTGTATCTCTTCCTCTACGCAGCGTTCTACTTCTTCACAAAGTTTCATATCACAAAACTGGTGTCGGCGATGCTTTACTTTGGACGTACATGCTCATCGCCTCACATGCATTCTTCGTGTTCACGGGAACAATTGGGTTCTATGCTTGTCTGTGGTTCACAAGGCTCATCTATTCCTCGGTTAAGATCGAttagaggatgatgatgatagtgGAACAGAGAAGGAAacgtttctttttataaaaatggttTTGTTGGTCTATTCTTGTTGCAGGACAAAAGGAGTTTTATTATATGTGAACgatataatatttgtattttgtttgatttttctaATAACACACTTCTTGAGAATCTTTCCATGTCATTTGTTGCGAGAATATGTGATTCATTCGTCCCACATTATGATCATCTGGATGAGGATGATGTTAATCTTTAGCTTCTGTAATGGTGGGAACTTAAAAACGGATTTGTAGCTGTGTGGAGTAGAGAACTAACTACATGTCGTTTCTCATATTTAGAAGAGAATATGTGTCGTTTGGATTTACTGAGGACACACCGTGCTACTTATTAGAAACAGATTGTCGTTTTTTCATATCATAAATGGAATACACACTGTTTTATCTCACTAACAGATGTCACGTGTTAAGAGACAGAAACTCTGTATCATTTTACGATTTTGCCCCCTCAGTATTTGCATATATAATTTCCTCGCTTCAGCAGTGAGTGAAGACGTTCGTCTTCGTCTTCGTCTTCGTCTTCAATTGAGCTATCGGGAAGTCAAAATAGCAGTCGAGGATGGTAATCGATTTCTTCTCTAATGTTCCTTTCACGTAGTTTAATTGATTCCTTAGTCAATAGCGTATAAATCTTAGCGGGAGATCAAAAATTCGATTTCGTTTATCAAGAGGAACTAGGGTTTTCGAATTGATTTGATTCGCTTAGTTCTTATGCTCAGCTTTACTCTTCTGATGCGTAGGCAAATAATAATCAGAACGGAAGGCACACAATCATCCTGTTGCAAAACTCACACAGCAGAGCTACGAGGACGTTTATGGACTATGATTCTATAGGCCAAGCTATGGATggtaaaaacttttttaattcGAATAAACTAGCTCTTATGATGATTGTGaggcttttcttttctttatgctAATAGCAGCAAGAGGGATAGTTTGTATAGTTCTGTCAGTTGTTAGGATGATCAGATTGTTTTTACTTGTCCTATTTTTAATGCTTtccttatatataatttgacatTTGAACAGGTATCTGCGGCTTATACGAAAGGAAGTTGAAGGAAATTAACCCATCCCTCAGGAATCTTACTTATGACATTGCTGATCTTTACAATTTTATTGATGGTCTTACTGACCTGAGCGCTTTGGTGTAAgtccctccctctctctcttggATGCTTATGTTCATTTTCTCCCTCGCTCATCAGTATACTGAGTGGTCCATGTCTCCTATCTATCTTCCACCAAATGCTATGCAATACCACCTGTTCACTGTGCATATATATCTTGTAGTAAACTCCGTTTTGTTTGCTGAAGAGTTGACAACTTCTTCTGGAATCCAATATCATTAAGATTCCCATGATCTATAACTAAACCAACAGTGCTTTGATACTAAAAATTTCGTTTCTACCTTTGTTGGTTGTTATATTAGttgagaatcataagtatttggTAGTTATATGTTGCAATGATTCTAACGAATCCACACTGGTTTCTTATGCAGCTATGAACATTCCATGAATGCGTATTTGCCATATGATAGGCAGTGGATTAAGCAGAAGGCGTTTCACCATCTCAAGAAACTTGCCAGTGGTGGTGGCAGATGAATAAGAGAGAAGAACCATCATTTGAAGAACATATTATACCTGAAGAGAGGTCACTCAAAACATTATCTTCACCCTTTATATGATATTTTCCTAAtgtaacaaatatttatatgcaTTCAATTAGTGTGGTATTGTGGCCCTTGGCTGTGTTTATAACCTTGAACAATAATActtatggaaaaaaaaatcattaaaacttGACTTTCAAATGCTTTATTTTGCATAAAccttcaatcaataaaaaatataacaaggTAAAAATTGCTTCAAAATCTTTGtcataaaaaaataagtcaGTCAGCAATCAAGCAAACGGAAATGCATCAGCCAAGGAGATAACTTGATAACTCAACTCCTTGTGCATAGAACAACATATAGCATTCACACCCTCTCACCACCACTTCTTCAACTTCATTGATCCATGCGCCATCACATCTATACCACAATCCTTTAAGCCTTAGACCTGATGACGCCAACATCCCCAAGTGAGTTACCACTGCAAGTATCTCAAACTCTGCCGATGACGACGGTGGTGATGAACCATCATACTCACATCCTCCAATCAAAGGCAATTACTCTGTTCCCAAACCGTTTTCCAATGATGGAGGAAGAGAGGTAAGGAGACATGTTTAAACGGAACGAATACTGCAAGTAGCTTTCGATATCTAACAATGTGACACTGAACCAAAGAAAACAGAACCTGTAAAGCAAATGAGCTGG
The sequence above is drawn from the Raphanus sativus cultivar WK10039 chromosome 7, ASM80110v3, whole genome shotgun sequence genome and encodes:
- the LOC108815959 gene encoding enhancer of rudimentary homolog yields the protein MANNNQNGRHTIILLQNSHSRATRTFMDYDSIGQAMDGICGLYERKLKEINPSLRNLTYDIADLYNFIDGLTDLSALVYEHSMNAYLPYDRQWIKQKAFHHLKKLASGGGR